From the genome of Ziziphus jujuba cultivar Dongzao chromosome 6, ASM3175591v1, one region includes:
- the LOC107430522 gene encoding dolichyl-diphosphooligosaccharide--protein glycosyltransferase subunit 4A, with product MFDDQDLGFFANFLGIFIFVLVVAYHYVMADPKYEGN from the coding sequence ATGTTTGACGACCAAGACCTGGGTTTCTTCGCCAATTTCTTGGGCATCTTCATATTTGTTCTGGTAGTAGCATATCATTATGTAATGGCTGACCCAAAGTATGAAGGCAATTAA
- the LOC107430524 gene encoding uncharacterized protein LOC107430524, whose amino-acid sequence MTLMVEAISAQDKTTAMELISQEKALSKSGARLLQSIKDNLAGMKWERSQLKFLKADDIDLGKRLKDMEIPLRGMEIALSFCPSFPVQMMDDELEHVLHISKVQIGLKLEQPNCPAPFDATTVPEEEALDRSIWAIKTTSTTQENLSALFFLYNMELLIDGPPVAQDFPNSLKQDTEQSNKMTCDFQKAWSNLNRGARSQNFGFAVKCSLSLGLAVFFGLLYNKENGYWSGLTIAISFVTGRQATFNVANTRAQGTAMGSIYGILCLFVFQRFLELRLLALLPWIIITSFLIHSRIYGQAGGFSAAIGALLIVGRKDYGTPSELAIARITEASIGLLCLILVEILLNPVRAATLAKTQLSQSMGALADCISNISLCSQQKNMQASKPLRDKRHQLKHHVNELEKFIQEAELEPNFWFLPFHGACYSKLLGSLSTMMNLLLFVSYQIEFIAEASQNSGGVLEEVLQKINDDLEHFNEKVGFSLKSLEEATSASLQVFKEASQRDNASHDIELGKSSNRNSFNHLTTENRDVENILGSFLQHVEEFDKICIEEGKDKTMSQMVLRLIGLGFCIQSLARETMEIKNQVKELVKWENSSSQRNLYKIPSKIIQMHT is encoded by the exons ATGACACTTATGGTGGAGGCCATATCTGCCCAAGACAAAACAACTGCAATGGAATTAATTTCTCAAGAGAAGGCTCTTTCCAAATCTGGAGCTAGACTCCTTCAAAGTATCAAAGATAATCTG GCAGGCATGAAGTGGGAAAGATCACAACTGAAATTTCTTAAAGCTGATGACATAGACTTGGGAAAGAGATTGAAAGATATGGAAATACCTCTGAGGGGGATGGAGATAGCCTTATCTTTTTGCCCTTCATTTCCTGTTCAGATGATGGATGATGAACTCGAGCATGTCTTACATATTTCCAAAGTACAAATAGGTTTAAAATTAGAGCAACCCAATTGTCCTGCACCTTTTGATGCAACTACAGTTCCAGAGGAAGAAGCATTAGACAGATCCATTTGGGCAATCAAAACCACCTCTACAACCCAAGAAAATTTGTCAGCTCTGTTCTTCTTATACAACATGGAACTTCTCATAGATGGACCACCCGTTGCCCAAGATTTTCCAAACAGTCTGAAACAGGACACTGAACAATCGAACAAAATGACGTGTGACTTCCAAAAGGCCTGGAGCAATCTAAATAGAGGGGCAAGAAGCCAGAATTTTGGTTTTGCAGTCAAGTGCTCACTGTCATTAGGTCTTGCTGTGTTCTTTGGTTTGCTGTACAATAAAGAAAACGGGTATTGGTCAGGACTCACAATTGCAATCAGTTTTGTAACAGGACGACaagccacatttaatgttgcaaaTACTCGGGCACAAGGAACGGCAATGGGATCAATCTATGGAATTCTATGTTTATTTGTATTCCAAAGATTTTTGGAGCTAAGACTCTTGGCACTACTTCCTTGGATTATCATCACCAGTTTTCTAATTCACAGCAGGATTTATGGCCAAGCTGGTGGGTTTTCAGCAGCCATAGGGGCACTACTGATTGTGGGTAGAAAAGATTATGGCACTCCAAGCGAATTGGCAATTGCTAGAATTACAGAGGCTTCCATTGGATTACTCTGTTTAATTTTAGTAGAGATTCTCTTGAATCCTGTGAGAGCAGCAACTCTTGCAAAAACTCAACTTTCACAGAGTATGGGAGCGCTTGCAGATTGCATCAGCAACATAAGTCTTTGCTCCCAGCAGAAAAACATGCAAGCCTCTAAGCCATTGAGAGATAAGCGGCACCAGCTGAAACACCATGTCAATGAACTAGAAAAGTTCATTCAAGAAGCAGAATTGGAGCCTAATTTTTGGTTCCTACCCTTCCATGGTGCTTGTTACAGTAAGCTCTTGGGATCTTTGTCAACAATGATGAATcttctactttttgtttcctATCAAATAGAGTTCATTGCAGAAGCATCACAAAATTCTGGAGGTGTTTTAGAGGAGGTCCTACAGAAAATAAATGATGATCTAGAGCATTTCAATGAGAAAGTTGGCTTTTCCTTGAAATCCCTTGAAGAGGCTACCTCAGCATCCTTGCAAGTATTTAAGGAAGCCTCTCAAAGGGATAATGCATCTCATGACATTGAACTTGGAAAATCATCAAACAGAAATTCATTTAACCATTTGACTACAGAAAACAGAGATGTCGAGAACATTTTAGGTTCTTTTCTTCAACATGTGGAGGAATTTGATAAGATATGCATAGAAGAAGGTAAAGACAAGACTATGAGCCAAATGGTTCTTCGTTTGATAGGCCTGGGGTTCTGCATCCAAAGTTTAGCAAGAGAAACTATGGAGATTAAAAATCAAGTGAAAGAACTGGTCAAATGGGAGAATTCTTCAAGCCAGagaaatttatacaaaattccCAGTAAAATAATTCAGATGCATACCTAA